Proteins encoded by one window of Micromonospora coxensis:
- a CDS encoding lytic polysaccharide monooxygenase auxiliary activity family 9 protein, translating into MTVRRVLAAVAAVAATVLSTATPAAAHGAPTNPMSRSAACGPEGPHAATPACRAAVRAGAALREWDNVRVFGVAGRDREEIPDGELCSGGLSAYQGLDLPRVDWPATELTAGATFTFRYRGTIPHKGTFRLYATQPGYDPQRRLTWDDLSPRPFLTVTDPPLRSGSYQMRGQLPVGLTGRHLIYTVWQNSDTPDTYYSCSDVEFRPGAQPSPAARATDSPAAEVATPTSPGASAVPAFTAARDPGVPVASVTELGGDDLRLVVGGVAVTAVLVAVLAAMRLRRPAPAPPGRPCEVRNHRVGRRRTW; encoded by the coding sequence ATGACCGTACGTCGAGTGCTCGCCGCCGTCGCGGCCGTCGCCGCGACCGTCCTGTCGACCGCGACGCCCGCCGCGGCGCACGGCGCGCCCACCAACCCGATGAGCCGCTCCGCGGCCTGCGGTCCCGAGGGTCCGCACGCGGCGACCCCGGCCTGCCGGGCGGCCGTCCGGGCCGGCGCGGCCCTGAGGGAGTGGGACAACGTACGGGTCTTCGGGGTCGCCGGCCGGGACCGGGAGGAGATCCCCGACGGCGAGCTGTGCAGCGGTGGCCTCTCCGCGTACCAGGGGTTGGACCTGCCCCGCGTCGACTGGCCGGCGACCGAGCTGACCGCGGGTGCGACGTTCACCTTCCGCTACCGGGGCACCATCCCGCACAAGGGCACGTTCCGGCTCTACGCCACCCAACCCGGGTACGACCCGCAACGGCGGCTGACCTGGGACGACCTGTCGCCGCGCCCGTTCCTGACGGTCACCGACCCGCCGTTGCGCAGCGGGTCGTACCAGATGCGGGGGCAGTTGCCGGTCGGGCTGACCGGGCGGCACCTGATCTACACCGTGTGGCAGAACTCCGACACCCCGGACACCTACTACTCCTGCTCCGACGTGGAGTTCCGGCCGGGGGCGCAGCCGTCCCCGGCCGCCCGCGCGACCGACTCGCCGGCCGCCGAGGTCGCCACCCCGACGTCCCCCGGCGCCTCCGCGGTGCCGGCGTTCACAGCGGCGCGGGACCCGGGCGTACCGGTCGCGTCGGTGACCGAACTCGGCGGTGACGACCTCCGGCTGGTGGTCGGTGGCGTCGCGGTCACCGCCGTCCTGGTCGCCGTGCTGGCCGCGATGCGGCTGCGCCGGCCCGCCCCCGCTCCGCCGGGCCGCCCCTGCGAGGTGCGCAACCACCGGGTCGGTCGCCGCCGCACCTGGTGA
- the mgrA gene encoding L-glyceraldehyde 3-phosphate reductase, which produces MTYLAADERYDRMTYRRSGRSGLRLPAVSLGLWHNFGPDRPYERQRDIVRRAFDLGVTHIDLANNYGPPPGAAEEAFGRMLATDLKPYRDELVISTKAGYLMWPGPYGEWGSRKYLISSLDQSLRRMGLEYVDVFYSHRYDPDTPLEETMGALDAAVRSGKALYVGISNYDSEQTARAAAILRDLGTPLLINQPSYSMLNRWTEADGLLDTLAEVGAGCIAYSPLAQGLLTDRYLAGIPADSRVRTSVFLNESDLTEEKLTTIRGLGRIAEQRGQTLAQLALAWALRDPRMTSLIIGASSVAQLETNVAAVENLDFTAEELAEIDRLLG; this is translated from the coding sequence GTGACCTACCTCGCCGCGGATGAGCGCTACGACCGGATGACCTACCGCCGCAGCGGGCGCAGCGGACTGCGGCTGCCCGCCGTCTCGCTGGGGCTCTGGCACAACTTCGGGCCGGACCGGCCGTACGAGCGGCAGCGGGACATCGTCCGGCGCGCCTTCGACCTGGGGGTCACCCACATCGACCTGGCGAACAACTACGGCCCGCCGCCCGGGGCGGCCGAGGAGGCGTTCGGCCGGATGCTCGCCACCGACCTGAAGCCGTACCGGGACGAGCTGGTGATCTCCACCAAGGCCGGGTACCTGATGTGGCCCGGACCGTACGGCGAGTGGGGCTCGCGCAAGTACCTGATCTCCTCGCTGGACCAGTCGCTGCGCCGGATGGGGCTGGAGTACGTCGACGTCTTCTACTCGCACCGCTACGACCCGGACACCCCGCTGGAGGAGACGATGGGCGCGCTCGACGCCGCCGTCCGCTCCGGCAAGGCGCTCTACGTCGGCATCTCCAACTACGACTCCGAGCAGACCGCCCGGGCGGCGGCGATCCTGCGCGACCTGGGCACGCCGCTGCTGATCAACCAGCCGTCGTACTCGATGCTCAACCGCTGGACGGAGGCCGACGGCCTGCTGGACACCCTGGCCGAGGTCGGCGCGGGCTGCATCGCCTACAGCCCGCTCGCGCAGGGGTTGCTCACCGACCGCTACCTGGCCGGCATCCCGGCCGACTCCCGGGTACGCACCAGCGTCTTCCTCAACGAGAGCGACCTGACCGAGGAGAAGCTGACCACCATCCGGGGGCTCGGCCGGATCGCCGAACAGCGCGGGCAGACCCTCGCCCAGCTCGCCCTCGCCTGGGCGCTGCGCGACCCCCGGATGACCAGCCTGATCATCGGGGCGAGCAGCGTGGCCCAGCTGGAGACCAACGTCGCCGCCGTCGAGAACCTCGACTTCACCGCCGAGGAGCTGGCCGAGATCGACCGCCTGCTCGGCTGA
- a CDS encoding aldo/keto reductase, translating into MRFVPLDTPRPISKIGLGTWQFGAKEWGYGPDYERRAAEIVRRALDLGVTLFDTAELYGFGRSERILGAALGDDRDKVVVASKVFPVLPLAPVVQQRAVASAARLGVRSIDLYQVHQPNPVVADTTTMRGMRALQDVGLVGEVGVSNYSLRRWRFAEAALGRRVLSNQVRYSMIDRGPEEDLIPYAERAGRIVIAYSPLAQGFLSGRYDATHPPGGAVRRANPYFLPENLERGAALIATLREVADAHRATPSQIALAYLLRHPNVVAIPGASGVEQMERNAAAAEIDLADDEYAALATAARQFRPVTGLAAVPKLIRARAGR; encoded by the coding sequence ATGCGTTTCGTCCCGCTCGACACTCCCCGGCCCATTTCGAAGATCGGTCTCGGCACCTGGCAGTTCGGCGCGAAGGAGTGGGGTTACGGCCCCGACTACGAGCGGCGGGCGGCGGAGATCGTCCGGCGGGCGCTCGACCTCGGGGTCACCCTGTTCGACACCGCCGAGCTGTACGGCTTCGGCCGCAGCGAGCGGATCCTCGGTGCGGCGCTCGGCGACGACCGGGACAAGGTCGTGGTGGCCAGCAAGGTCTTCCCGGTGCTGCCGCTCGCCCCGGTGGTGCAGCAGCGCGCGGTCGCCTCGGCGGCCCGGCTCGGCGTCCGCAGCATCGACCTCTACCAGGTGCACCAGCCCAACCCGGTGGTCGCCGACACCACCACCATGCGGGGCATGCGCGCCCTGCAGGACGTCGGGCTCGTCGGCGAGGTCGGGGTCAGCAACTACAGCCTGCGCCGGTGGCGGTTCGCCGAGGCCGCGCTGGGCCGCCGGGTGCTGAGCAACCAGGTCCGCTACAGCATGATCGACCGTGGTCCGGAGGAGGACCTGATCCCGTACGCGGAGCGGGCCGGTCGGATCGTCATCGCGTACAGCCCGCTGGCGCAGGGGTTCCTCTCCGGCCGGTACGACGCGACGCACCCGCCCGGCGGCGCGGTGCGCCGGGCCAACCCGTACTTCCTGCCGGAGAACCTGGAGCGCGGGGCCGCGCTGATCGCGACGCTGCGCGAGGTGGCCGACGCGCACCGGGCCACGCCGAGTCAGATCGCCCTGGCGTACCTGCTGCGGCACCCGAACGTGGTGGCCATCCCCGGCGCGTCCGGGGTGGAGCAGATGGAGCGCAACGCCGCCGCCGCGGAGATCGACCTCGCCGACGACGAGTACGCGGCCCTGGCCACCGCCGCCCGGCAGTTCCGGCCGGTCACCGGCCTGGCCGCGGTGCCGAAGCTGATCCGCGCTCGGGCCGGGCGGTGA
- a CDS encoding sensor histidine kinase, producing the protein MGLRTAVAPLIRASTLRRGVFLLLGGVLVLPYVLLGVTFAQLFTQGEVPRPLVLGLVVIAAVIGAAPFFLDGSRALEIAAVRALLGVRLPEPAAGHPADRETRLRAALWIAMHMTVGGAVMFALISALPMALSVIAAQFGIGVELVARQRFGPLDGQDTGWLTLTGVLVLLGLGYAVAGLGALATSMAPVLLGPSPGERIAALEARAARLAERNRLARELHDSVGHALTVATLQAGAARQLLDDDPEFVRRALTAIEETSRHAMDDLDHVLGLLRDSGDGSRAPAGTAPQRTLTQLDRLVADTRTAGLPVTAEISGALGEVPAVVSREGYRIVQEGLTNAARYGRGPVRLRVGVPGEPDAGDDPPGDRWLEIEVDNALAGVARPGRAGRGLDGMRERVLLLGGRITAGPEGDRWRVRVRLPVPRGETR; encoded by the coding sequence ATGGGCCTCCGCACGGCAGTCGCGCCGCTGATCCGTGCCAGCACCCTCCGACGCGGCGTGTTCCTGCTGCTCGGCGGGGTGCTGGTGCTGCCGTACGTGCTGCTCGGCGTGACCTTCGCGCAACTGTTCACCCAGGGTGAGGTGCCCCGGCCGCTGGTCCTCGGGCTGGTGGTGATCGCCGCCGTCATCGGCGCGGCGCCGTTCTTCCTCGACGGCAGCCGGGCGTTGGAGATCGCCGCCGTCCGCGCCCTGCTCGGCGTACGGCTGCCGGAGCCCGCCGCCGGGCACCCGGCGGACCGGGAGACCCGGCTGCGCGCGGCGCTCTGGATCGCCATGCACATGACCGTCGGCGGGGCGGTGATGTTCGCGCTGATCAGCGCCCTGCCGATGGCGCTGTCGGTGATCGCCGCGCAGTTCGGCATCGGCGTCGAACTCGTCGCCCGGCAACGGTTCGGCCCGCTCGACGGGCAGGACACCGGCTGGCTGACCCTCACCGGCGTGCTGGTGCTGCTCGGCCTCGGCTACGCCGTCGCCGGGCTGGGCGCGCTCGCCACCTCGATGGCCCCGGTGCTGCTCGGCCCCTCGCCGGGTGAGCGGATCGCCGCCCTGGAGGCGCGGGCCGCCCGGCTCGCCGAACGCAACCGGCTGGCCCGGGAGCTGCACGACTCGGTCGGCCACGCGTTGACCGTGGCCACCCTCCAGGCCGGCGCGGCCCGGCAGTTGCTCGACGACGACCCGGAGTTCGTCCGGCGCGCGCTCACCGCGATCGAGGAGACCAGCCGGCACGCGATGGACGACCTGGACCACGTGCTCGGCCTGCTCCGCGACAGCGGCGACGGCAGCCGCGCCCCGGCGGGCACCGCCCCGCAGCGCACCCTGACCCAGCTCGACCGGCTGGTCGCCGACACCCGTACGGCCGGGCTGCCGGTGACGGCGGAGATCAGCGGCGCGCTGGGCGAGGTGCCGGCGGTGGTGTCCCGCGAGGGCTACCGGATCGTGCAGGAAGGGCTCACCAACGCCGCCCGCTACGGTCGTGGGCCGGTGCGGCTGCGGGTGGGCGTACCCGGGGAGCCGGACGCCGGGGACGATCCGCCCGGCGACCGGTGGCTGGAGATCGAGGTGGACAACGCCCTCGCCGGGGTGGCCCGGCCGGGGCGCGCCGGGCGCGGGCTGGACGGCATGCGGGAACGGGTGCTGCTGCTGGGCGGCCGGATCACCGCCGGGCCGGAGGGCGACCGCTGGCGGGTCAGGGTGCGGCTGCCGGTGCCGAGGGGGGAGACACGGTGA
- a CDS encoding response regulator, which translates to MSVDVLVVDDDELIRVGLRAIIDAQPDLRVVGEAADGAEVPPLVAKLRPRVVLMDVRMPSIDGIQATRRLLATSADPPKVLVVTTFANDEYVYEALRAGASGFLLKRARPAEVVEAIRVVAAGDSLLFPAAIRQLVGAYGGPGGDRLRSARLTEREAEVLRLMATGLSNTEIAAQLVVGVETVKTHVGNVLAKLAVRDRTQAVIAAYESGFVVPTG; encoded by the coding sequence GTGAGCGTGGACGTGCTGGTCGTCGACGACGACGAGCTGATCCGGGTGGGGCTGCGGGCGATCATCGACGCCCAGCCGGACCTGCGGGTGGTCGGGGAGGCCGCCGACGGCGCGGAGGTGCCGCCGCTGGTGGCGAAGCTGCGTCCCCGGGTGGTGCTGATGGACGTGCGGATGCCCTCGATCGACGGCATCCAGGCCACCCGGCGGCTGCTCGCCACCTCGGCCGATCCACCCAAGGTGCTGGTCGTCACCACCTTCGCCAACGACGAGTACGTCTACGAGGCGCTGCGCGCCGGGGCGAGCGGCTTCCTGCTCAAGCGGGCCCGGCCGGCCGAGGTGGTGGAGGCGATCCGGGTCGTGGCGGCCGGTGACTCGTTGCTCTTCCCGGCGGCGATCCGGCAGCTCGTCGGGGCGTACGGCGGTCCGGGCGGGGACCGGCTGCGCTCGGCCCGGCTCACCGAACGGGAGGCCGAGGTGCTGCGCCTGATGGCCACCGGGCTGTCCAACACCGAGATCGCCGCGCAGCTCGTCGTCGGTGTGGAGACGGTGAAGACGCACGTCGGCAACGTGCTGGCCAAGCTCGCCGTTCGGGACCGCACCCAGGCGGTGATCGCGGCGTACGAGTCGGGCTTCGTCGTTCCCACCGGCTGA
- a CDS encoding sigma 54-interacting transcriptional regulator has translation MVRVTAPNQVLPVPPADLPGTLGALRAAGHGYKSVKQELRDNLLARMRAGGDRFPGIVGYDDTVLPEVERALLAGHDMVLLGERGQGKTRLIRSLVALLDEWTPVIEGSALNEHPMRPLTPASRALVAEAGDDLPVGWLHRSMRYGEKLATPDTSVGDLIGDVDPIRLAQGRTLGDPETIHFGLVPRTNRGIFAVNELPDLAERIQVALLNVLEERDIQVRGYQLRLPLDLLLVASANPEDYTNRGRIITPLKDRFGAEVRTHYPVDLDLELALIRQEADLVAEVPEHVLEVLARFARAVRESPSVDPRSGVSARFAIAAAETVAAAALRRSGLLAAGSASSAAGDEAVRPEAPVARVGDAVSVTSTLRGKVEFESGEEGREIEILAHLLRTATAETFRARLAGLDLSGFTALVAEGTVIETGELVSSAELLRQVGTVPGLAKALDRLGLGDAPTPEEAAAGVEFVLEGLHLTRRLGKDVTESGRTVYGGRS, from the coding sequence GTGGTTCGGGTGACTGCGCCCAACCAGGTTCTCCCGGTCCCGCCCGCCGACCTGCCGGGCACGCTCGGCGCGCTGCGCGCCGCCGGGCACGGGTACAAGAGCGTCAAGCAGGAACTCCGGGACAACCTCCTCGCCCGGATGCGGGCCGGCGGCGACCGGTTCCCCGGCATCGTCGGCTACGACGACACCGTCCTGCCCGAGGTCGAGCGGGCCCTGCTGGCCGGCCACGACATGGTGCTGCTCGGCGAGCGCGGCCAGGGCAAGACCCGGCTGATCCGGTCGCTGGTGGCGCTGCTCGACGAGTGGACCCCGGTGATCGAGGGCTCGGCGCTCAACGAGCACCCGATGCGTCCGCTCACCCCGGCGTCGCGCGCGCTGGTCGCCGAGGCCGGTGACGACCTGCCGGTCGGCTGGCTGCACCGGTCGATGCGGTACGGCGAGAAGCTGGCCACCCCGGACACCAGCGTCGGTGACCTGATCGGCGACGTGGACCCGATCCGGCTGGCCCAGGGGCGCACCCTCGGCGACCCGGAGACCATCCACTTCGGACTGGTGCCCCGCACCAACCGGGGGATCTTCGCGGTCAACGAGTTGCCCGACCTGGCCGAGCGGATCCAGGTGGCGCTGCTCAACGTGCTGGAGGAGCGGGACATCCAGGTGCGCGGCTACCAGCTGCGGCTGCCGCTGGACCTGCTCCTGGTGGCCAGCGCCAACCCGGAGGACTACACCAACCGGGGCCGGATCATCACCCCGCTCAAGGACCGCTTCGGCGCGGAGGTCCGCACCCACTACCCGGTCGACCTGGACCTGGAGCTGGCGCTGATCCGGCAGGAGGCCGACCTGGTCGCCGAGGTGCCCGAGCACGTGCTGGAGGTGCTGGCGCGCTTCGCCCGGGCGGTGCGCGAGTCCCCGTCGGTGGACCCCCGCTCCGGGGTCTCCGCCCGCTTCGCGATCGCCGCCGCGGAGACCGTCGCGGCCGCCGCGCTGCGCCGCTCCGGCCTGCTCGCCGCCGGTTCCGCCTCGTCGGCGGCCGGCGACGAGGCGGTACGCCCCGAGGCGCCCGTCGCCCGGGTCGGCGACGCGGTGTCGGTGACCTCCACCCTGCGCGGCAAGGTCGAGTTCGAGAGCGGCGAGGAGGGGCGGGAGATCGAGATTCTGGCCCACCTGTTGCGTACCGCGACCGCCGAGACGTTCCGGGCCCGGCTGGCCGGGCTGGACCTCTCCGGCTTCACCGCCCTGGTGGCCGAGGGCACCGTGATCGAGACCGGCGAGCTGGTCTCCTCGGCCGAGCTGCTGCGCCAGGTGGGCACCGTCCCCGGGCTGGCCAAGGCGCTCGACCGGCTCGGGCTGGGCGACGCGCCCACCCCGGAGGAGGCCGCCGCCGGGGTGGAGTTCGTCCTCGAAGGGCTGCACCTGACCCGGCGGCTCGGCAAGGACGTCACCGAGTCGGGCCGCACCGTCTACGGCGGCCGGAGCTGA
- a CDS encoding VWA domain-containing protein, translated as MAGNRFRYGQWRGGPDPLAPPYDVRAAVDAVGAEVLAGGSLREALRDLLRRGPQGRGGLDDLATRARRLRREALRRGDLDGAVTRARALLDQALAAERDELRGRDGDDARFAEAVLDNLPRSTARAVEELAGYDWASDEARQAYRRILDGLRGEVLEQRFAGLRDAARAAGDPVVQRQLAEMMGDLNDLLARHARAEDTTDAFAEFMRRHGQFFPEQPKDVDELVDVLARRAAAGQRLMRSLSERQRDELAGLMRQSLGDRLAGEIAALDGHLRALRPDLDWQRGERVRGDQPLGYGEATGALGEIAELDELLDALDQEHPGATLDDVDVEAVARTLGRDAADDVRRLRELERELRRQGWVSRDADGLTLSPKALRRLAGTALRRVFADLTAGPRGQHDLRAAGAAGEVSGASRPWEYGDEQPLDVVRTLTRAVRRAGPGVPVQLAVDDFEVVETERRASAAVALCVDLSYSMISQGRWGPMKQTALALSHLVATRFPQDALQIVGFGRRALPLTQQELVAVEPDLEQGTNLQHALRLAGRHLRRHPGAQPVVLVVTDGEPTAHLDPDDGEAYFHWPPLPETIEATVREVDRLTRYGTTLNLFMLGDDPGLRRFVDAVARRSRGRMFTPDLEDLGEYVVSDYLRARRGRR; from the coding sequence GTGGCCGGCAACCGGTTCCGGTACGGCCAGTGGCGCGGCGGGCCCGACCCGCTCGCCCCGCCGTACGACGTGCGGGCCGCCGTGGACGCGGTCGGCGCCGAGGTGCTGGCCGGCGGCAGCCTGCGCGAGGCGCTGCGCGACCTGCTGCGCCGTGGTCCGCAGGGGCGGGGCGGCCTGGACGACCTGGCTACCCGGGCCCGGCGGCTGCGTCGGGAGGCGCTGCGCCGGGGCGACCTGGACGGCGCGGTCACCCGGGCCCGCGCCCTGCTCGACCAGGCGCTGGCCGCCGAGCGGGACGAGTTGCGCGGGCGCGACGGCGACGACGCGCGCTTCGCCGAGGCGGTGCTGGACAACCTGCCCCGCTCCACCGCCCGGGCGGTGGAGGAGCTGGCCGGGTACGACTGGGCCAGCGACGAGGCGCGGCAGGCGTACCGGCGGATCCTCGACGGGCTGCGCGGTGAGGTGCTGGAGCAGCGCTTCGCCGGGCTGCGCGACGCGGCCCGGGCGGCCGGCGACCCGGTCGTGCAGCGGCAGCTCGCCGAGATGATGGGCGACCTCAACGACCTGCTGGCCCGGCACGCCCGCGCCGAGGACACCACCGACGCGTTCGCCGAGTTCATGCGCCGGCACGGGCAGTTCTTCCCGGAGCAGCCGAAGGACGTCGACGAACTGGTCGACGTGCTGGCCCGGCGGGCGGCGGCGGGGCAGCGGCTGATGCGCTCGCTGTCGGAGCGGCAGCGCGACGAGCTGGCCGGGCTGATGCGGCAGTCCCTCGGCGACCGGCTGGCCGGTGAGATCGCCGCGTTGGACGGGCACCTGCGGGCGCTGCGTCCCGACCTGGACTGGCAGCGCGGGGAGCGGGTCCGGGGCGATCAGCCGCTCGGTTACGGCGAGGCGACCGGGGCGCTCGGCGAGATCGCGGAGCTGGACGAGCTGCTGGACGCCCTGGACCAGGAGCACCCCGGGGCCACCCTGGACGACGTCGACGTCGAGGCGGTCGCCCGGACGCTGGGCCGCGACGCCGCCGACGACGTACGCCGGCTGCGGGAGCTGGAGCGGGAGCTGCGCCGGCAGGGTTGGGTGAGCCGGGACGCCGACGGGCTGACCCTGAGCCCGAAGGCGCTGCGCCGGCTCGCCGGCACCGCGCTGCGGCGGGTCTTCGCCGACCTGACCGCCGGCCCGCGCGGGCAGCACGACCTGCGCGCCGCCGGTGCGGCCGGCGAGGTCAGCGGCGCGTCCCGCCCGTGGGAGTACGGCGACGAGCAGCCGCTGGACGTGGTGCGCACCCTCACCCGCGCGGTGCGCCGCGCCGGGCCGGGCGTGCCGGTGCAGCTCGCGGTCGACGACTTCGAGGTGGTGGAGACCGAGCGGCGGGCGTCGGCGGCGGTGGCGCTCTGCGTGGACCTGTCGTACTCGATGATCTCGCAGGGGCGCTGGGGGCCGATGAAACAGACGGCGCTGGCCCTGTCGCACCTGGTGGCGACCCGCTTCCCGCAGGACGCCCTGCAGATCGTCGGCTTCGGCCGCCGGGCGTTGCCGTTGACCCAGCAGGAGCTGGTGGCGGTGGAGCCGGACCTGGAGCAGGGCACCAACCTCCAGCACGCGCTGCGGCTGGCCGGGCGGCACCTGCGCCGCCATCCGGGGGCGCAGCCGGTGGTGCTGGTGGTCACCGACGGGGAGCCGACCGCCCACCTCGACCCGGACGACGGGGAGGCGTACTTCCACTGGCCGCCGCTGCCGGAGACGATCGAGGCGACCGTCCGCGAGGTGGACCGGCTGACCCGGTACGGCACCACGTTGAACCTGTTCATGCTCGGCGACGACCCGGGCCTGCGCCGCTTCGTCGACGCGGTGGCCCGCCGGTCGAGGGGGCGGATGTTCACCCCGGACCTGGAGGACCTCGGCGAGTACGTGGTCTCCGACTACCTGCGCGCCCGCCGGGGTCGCCGCTGA
- a CDS encoding RICIN domain-containing protein: MSVPDEHHDPAGTVYGGRRAARPGLPQDPLMRFALATGLVGVLLGVFFATGVLGGGDEPPVVPAKAASAPPTEEPTPEIPEVTASSPAPPSPSASPTPPAPAAVTGPKVLRSVVSGLCVGTDGDDEKAEAQLAACTGGPEQQWVANPVTPDLVTLTNAAHGQCLDVEGGSGDDGAKLQQYPCHGQANQQWRLSPVGSGPVLLVAVHSGKCAEVSDGGTEAGDELRQVPCTGSAQQQWSIG, encoded by the coding sequence ATGTCCGTCCCCGACGAACACCACGACCCGGCCGGCACCGTGTACGGCGGCCGCCGGGCCGCGCGCCCCGGGCTGCCGCAGGACCCGCTGATGCGGTTCGCGCTGGCCACCGGGCTGGTCGGCGTGCTGCTGGGGGTCTTCTTCGCCACCGGCGTGCTCGGCGGTGGCGACGAGCCCCCGGTGGTGCCGGCGAAGGCCGCGTCCGCGCCGCCGACCGAGGAGCCGACCCCGGAGATCCCCGAGGTGACGGCGAGCAGCCCCGCCCCGCCCTCGCCGAGCGCGTCGCCCACCCCGCCGGCTCCGGCGGCGGTCACCGGCCCCAAGGTGCTCCGGTCGGTGGTCTCCGGCCTCTGCGTCGGCACCGACGGCGACGACGAGAAGGCCGAGGCCCAGTTGGCCGCCTGCACCGGCGGGCCGGAGCAGCAGTGGGTGGCCAACCCGGTCACCCCCGACCTGGTCACCCTGACCAACGCCGCGCACGGCCAGTGCCTGGACGTCGAGGGCGGCAGCGGCGACGACGGCGCGAAGCTCCAGCAGTACCCGTGCCACGGCCAGGCCAACCAGCAGTGGCGGTTGAGCCCGGTGGGCAGCGGCCCGGTGCTGCTGGTCGCGGTGCACTCCGGCAAGTGCGCGGAGGTCTCCGACGGCGGCACCGAGGCCGGCGACGAGCTGCGCCAGGTGCCCTGCACCGGCTCCGCCCAGCAGCAGTGGTCGATCGGCTGA
- a CDS encoding DUF427 domain-containing protein yields MPKAVWNDLVVAESDDTVMVEGNHYFPRSALRTDLIQESATHTVCPWKGTASYYTLTHAGRTSADAVWYYPDPKPEAEMVRDRVAFWKDVTVVD; encoded by the coding sequence ATGCCGAAAGCCGTCTGGAACGACCTCGTCGTCGCCGAGAGCGACGACACCGTCATGGTGGAGGGCAACCACTACTTCCCCCGCTCCGCCCTGCGCACCGACCTGATCCAGGAGTCGGCCACCCACACGGTCTGCCCGTGGAAGGGCACCGCCTCCTACTACACGCTCACCCACGCGGGCCGGACCAGCGCCGACGCCGTCTGGTACTACCCGGACCCGAAGCCGGAGGCCGAGATGGTGCGCGACCGGGTGGCCTTCTGGAAGGACGTCACGGTCGTCGACTGA